One window of Eisenibacter elegans DSM 3317 genomic DNA carries:
- a CDS encoding PKD domain-containing protein: MRTNTILHLLSTLLIGLLLYNCRPLTEIPFIPLQAGIETSANLIFLGDTVRFRQAATEVARSFSWDFGDQTQSTEAEPRHVYTAIGNYTVRMVATKADGITQDTATRVIRVLPALIDPANQTVLPNLNGSQDVGYAAALLPGGGVVIAAKRNVNGLVLFRLNNNLEAVWTRNFTNIASGQLFPQDIIATTDGGFVVVGYYFYDAVDTDAFILKINANGQEVWRRTVATTTRREAFSRVKELNNEYIVIGSVEDRGRSSVWFTVYEANGQLAESELEGNTWNATDAIFTSDGGIAIAANEGSNPMLIRYSSDGQLSWNRRLELRGKALSIRELGDFNFLLSGFVVPNEQDISADSTNAFLSKISNGGSTEIWQEQLRLFREAFYDAAQASGQRIITLGTHSNPLSGSDLLVGQYTAEGQLGKVRLLGSRRNEQAFRIYRNGVDQYLIIGSRQAANGSQVWLVRINAELE; encoded by the coding sequence ATGAGAACAAATACGATACTTCACTTACTGTCGACCCTCTTGATAGGGCTGTTACTCTACAACTGCCGTCCTTTGACAGAGATTCCCTTCATACCACTTCAGGCTGGTATCGAAACCTCGGCTAACCTGATTTTTTTGGGCGATACTGTCCGATTTCGGCAGGCGGCTACCGAAGTAGCCCGCAGCTTCTCGTGGGATTTTGGAGATCAAACCCAAAGCACTGAAGCCGAGCCACGTCACGTATACACTGCCATAGGCAATTATACCGTTCGGATGGTCGCTACCAAGGCCGACGGCATTACACAAGATACCGCCACCCGCGTGATACGGGTGCTCCCTGCCTTGATAGACCCTGCCAACCAAACTGTTTTGCCCAACCTCAACGGCAGCCAAGATGTAGGCTATGCCGCAGCCTTGCTCCCCGGCGGAGGGGTGGTCATAGCGGCCAAACGCAATGTCAATGGCTTGGTGCTCTTCAGGCTTAACAATAACTTAGAGGCTGTCTGGACACGTAATTTTACCAATATCGCCAGCGGGCAGCTCTTCCCCCAAGACATCATCGCCACGACCGACGGCGGCTTTGTAGTCGTGGGGTATTACTTCTACGATGCTGTCGATACAGATGCATTCATCCTGAAAATCAATGCCAACGGCCAAGAAGTATGGCGCAGGACTGTGGCCACCACCACAAGACGCGAGGCCTTCAGCCGTGTAAAAGAACTCAACAATGAGTATATCGTGATTGGCTCTGTAGAAGACCGTGGACGCTCTTCTGTCTGGTTTACTGTCTATGAGGCCAATGGTCAACTAGCCGAGTCGGAGCTGGAGGGCAATACTTGGAACGCCACCGATGCTATCTTTACCTCTGATGGTGGTATTGCCATTGCCGCCAATGAAGGCAGCAACCCCATGCTGATTCGGTATTCGTCTGATGGCCAACTCTCTTGGAACAGACGGCTTGAACTACGCGGCAAGGCCTTGTCTATTCGCGAATTGGGCGATTTCAATTTCCTGCTATCGGGCTTTGTTGTGCCCAATGAACAAGATATTTCGGCAGATTCGACCAATGCCTTCTTGTCCAAAATCAGTAATGGAGGTAGTACCGAAATATGGCAAGAACAACTACGGCTTTTTAGAGAAGCTTTTTATGACGCAGCACAAGCCTCAGGGCAGCGAATTATCACCTTGGGCACACATAGCAACCCCCTGAGTGGGAGTGATTTGCTAGTAGGACAATACACTGCCGAAGGGCAGTTGGGCAAGGTGCGCCTCTTGGGAAGCCGACGTAACGAACAAGCTTTTCGTATTTACCGCAATGGTGTAGACCAGTACCTCATCATCGGTAGCCGACAAGCCGCCAATGGCTCACAGGTATGGTTGGTGCGTATCAATGCCGAATTGGAGTAA